A window from Drosophila subobscura isolate 14011-0131.10 chromosome O, UCBerk_Dsub_1.0, whole genome shotgun sequence encodes these proteins:
- the LOC117899414 gene encoding nose resistant to fluoxetine protein 6, with the protein MLLQIVALAAILTTAQCFQLNMTQFYEMPQLYDLDDYDRCMQELDGQTSTYCFVRAQVQPNESVAAWRAIAEISRYDRHHFDHRQLYFGLCLRECEAALAELDDTELESLQAGLLSDNEKVNVYLGLFAMESQNREQHQRLTSACLNWRLKQRGFNLRAKSVVEYCDEAGHVVQDDTWNLTFYGILFGLLVLACLGSLADLLLKRRRHDKMLKERDHYKTPPKSLVQQLLLTFSVARNWYRLNQEPNGKIGRELRFLDCFKFFSMFMVIFAHTNWVIYESAISNPQDPERLLHTAAGTLLVSGSLITVTFFVISGLLLTINWLAVARTVQAKAESWSFLQYAVLFVKFNVFRYIRLTVPYAFVLLLSGVYFDNAGGPLWRHIYEREQLACRRNWWTNLLYINNFVRTDERCLLQGWYLAADTQSFVLSLVLLMLGHRFAKWSKQLYAVILAIFMALPMLLTYALDYYPIFVPTPQTQKDSFIGDRQFTEFYTSSLMNFGCYFCGVLAALAYDQLALQQYKLRELRSFQLLWFALIPVGILWLFSAHPIFQHYYVAPSAIWGAIYAGLQRNLWAFGLSIFIVGMAGKVGWIFRKFCCLPIFRILGRLTYGAFIVHLLVARIVLATVREPIYFGTGMMFAFIFFTVTVSYLCSFLLAIFLELPVSSLLKLVR; encoded by the exons ATGTTGCTACAGATCGTGGCTTTAGCGGCGATTTTAACGACTGCGCAATGTTTCCAATTGAACA TGACGCAGTTCTATGAGATGCCGCAGCTGTACGACTTGGATGACTACGACCGCTGCATGCAGGAACTGGATGGGCAGACCTCCACTTATTGCTTCGTCCGCGCCCAAGTCCAGCCGAATGAGTCGGTGGCCGCTTGGCGGGCCATCGCCGAGATTTCGCGCTACGATCGCCACCACTTTGACCATCGCCAGCTGTACTTTGGCCTCTGCCTGAGGGAATGCGAGGCCGCCCTGGCCGAGCTGGATGACACCGAGCTGGAGTCGCTGCAGGCGGGTCTGCTCTCGGACAATGAAAAG GTGAATGTGTATCTGGGACTGTTTGCCATGGAGTCGCAGAACCGGGAGCAACATCAGCGGCTGACGAGCGCCTGCCTCAACTGGCGGCTGAAGCAGCGAGGATTCAATCTGCGCGCCAAGAGCGTGGTGGAGTACTGCGACGAGGCGGGACATGTGGTGCAGGATG ATACCTGGAACTTGACTTTCTATGGCATACTGTTCGGTCTGCTGGTTCTTGCTTGCCTGGGCAGCCTCGCGGACCTACTGCTGAAGCGGCGGCGTCACGACAAGATGCTCAAGGAGCGCGATCACTACAAGACACCGCCCAAGAGCctcgtccagcagctgctgctcacctTTTCGGTGGCGCGTAACTGGTATCGGCTCAACCAGGAGCCCAACGGCAAGATCGGACGCGAGCTGCGCTTCCTCGACTGCTTCAAGTTCTTCTCCATGTTCATGGTGATCTTCGCGCACACCAATTGGGTGATCTACGAGAGCGCCATCAGCAATCCGCAGGATCCCGAGCGCCTGCTGCACACGGCCGCGGGCACGCTGCTCGTCTCCGGCTCCCTCATCACCGTCACTTTCTTTGTGATCAGCGGCCTGCTGCTCACCATCAACTGGCTGGCGGTGGCGCGCACTGTGCAGGCCAAGGCAGAGTCCTGGTCCTTCCTGCAGTACGCCGTGCTCTTTGTCAAGTTCAACGTCTTCCGCTACATTCGCCTGACGGTGCCCTACGCCTTTGTCCTGCTGCTCAGCGGCGTGTACTTCGACAATGCCGGCGGTCCGCTCTGGCGGCACATCTACGAGCGGGAGCAGCTGGCCTGCCGTCGCAACTGGTGGACCAATCTGCTGTACATCAACAACTTTGTGCGGACAGACGAGCGC TGTCTGCTCCAGGGCTGGTATCTGGCCGCGGACACGCAATCCTTTGTGCTCagcctggtgctgctgatgctgggccATCGCTTTGCCAAATGGAGCAAGCAGCTGTACGCCGTCATCCTGGCGATCTTTATGGCTCTGCCCATGCTGCTCACGTACGCCCTGGACTACTATCCCATCTTTGTGCCCACGCCGCA AACCCAAAAGGACTCGTTCATTGGGGATCGCCAGTTCACGGAGTTCTACACCTCGTCGCTGATGAACTTTGGCTGTTACTTCTGCGGCGTTCTGGCCGCCTTGGCCTACGACCAGCTGGCCCTGCAGCAATACAAATTGCGGGAGTTGCGCAGCTTCCAGCTGCTGTGGTTCGCCCTCATTCCGGTGGGCATCCTCTGGCTGTTCAGCGCTCATCCCATATTCCAGCACTACTATGTCGCACCGTCGGCCATCTGGGGCGCCATATACGCGGGTCTGCAGCGCAATCTCTGGGCCTTTGGTCTGAGCATCTTTATTGTGGGCATGGCCGGGAAGGTGGGCT GGATCTTCCGCAAATTCTGCTGTCTGCCCATCTTTCGGATACTGGGACGCCTTACCTATGGCGCATTCATCGTCCATCTGCTGGTGGCGCGCATCGTTCTGGCCACCGTGCGGGAGCCCATCTACTTTGGCACGGGCATGATG TTTGCCTTCATCTTCTTCACGGTGACGGTGTCGTATCTGTGCTCCTTCCTGCTGGCCATCTTCCTGGAGCTGCCCGTCTCCTCCCTCCTGAAGCTGGTGCGATAG
- the LOC117899416 gene encoding uncharacterized protein LOC117899416: protein MSFGIVFTNLLLVSACIYAMRTLDPTEHCYAYVAASLALIQGVLSLLRGLALVPDECGLASSISEDIVIVLPHTMTNIEIYLKSDLNRVAMVHCLCLVPLIYDVVGRIGDDYDPCTDKLKDLALFANMISTGYLAIHEGNEQYYGLLAVAIIARFGGSAVDLLVDCVGYHVATLGPAGILAMMTYTLTGK, encoded by the coding sequence atgtCTTTCGGCATTGTTTTCACAAATCTATTGCTAGTCTCTGCCTGCATATATGCAATGCGAACGCTCGATCCAACGGAGCATTGCTATGCCTATGTGGCAGCATCACTTGCACTTATTCAAGGTGTTTTGAGCCTTCTGCGTGGTTTGGCTTTGGTGCCCGATGAATGCGGATTGGCATCGTCGATTTCCGAAGACATAGTCATCGTCTTACCGCATACAATGACAAATATCGAAATCTACCTCAAGTCGGATCTCAACAGAGTGGCAATGGTCCACTGCCTGTGCCTCGTTCCACTCATTTACGATGTGGTGGGCAGAATTGGCGACGACTATGACCCTTGCACGGACAAGCTAAAGGATCTGGCTCTATTCGCGAACATGATTTCCACTGGATACTTGGCGATCCATGAAGGCAACGAGCAGTATTACGGATTGCTCGCAGTAGCAATCATTGCAAGATTCGGCGGATCCGCAGTAGATCTTTTGGTCGATTGTGTCGGTTATCATGTGGCCACATTGGGCCCTGCTGGGATCTTGGCGATGATGACCTACACACTGACTGGGAAATAG
- the LOC117898800 gene encoding uncharacterized protein LOC117898800 gives MQSKLIFCCLSSQEAVVFKFTNFVCESYNKSWVVFHNCRLKAVSRSRVLLNMNETLLHPTTDMTCHIQMFKRANGYKPWLIDINIDVCQYFRRRNIPFFSIFLSFFKEFTNFNHTCPYVGTLVVKDVYLRPELLRLPMPTGDYLIASHWYHFKQHQTDINVSFSYVEDLLKSW, from the exons ATGCAGTCCAAACTAATATTCTGCTGTCTA AGTTCACAGGAGGCTGTCGTTTTCAAGTTCACAAACTTCGTCTGTGAGAGCTACAACAAATCCTGGGTAGTGTTCCACAACTGTCGTCTGAAGGCCGTCAGTCGCAGCAGAGTGCTCCTCAACATGAATGAGACGTTATTGCATCCGACCACCGATATGACCTGtcacattcaaatgtttaagaGAGCAAATGGATACAAGCCCTGGCTGATCGACATTAACATTGATGTCTGTCAGTATTTTCGAAGGCGTAATATACCCTTTTTTTCTATATTCCTTAGTTTCTTTAAGGAGTTTACCAACTTCAATCACACTTGCCCCTACGTG GGCACACTGGTTGTCAAAGATGTGTATCTAAGACCCGAGCTACTGCGTCTTCCCATGCCAACGGGGGACTATCTGATCGCCTCGCACTGGTATCACTTTAAGCAACATCAAACAGATATTAACGTAAGTTTTAGTTACGTTGAGGATCTCCTGAAGAGCTGGTAG
- the LOC117899417 gene encoding male accessory gland serine protease inhibitor-like yields MRPSTLIFVSLVLVLYFVVAPTAAERCKGKPSTPKCEGEMDLGRNNNRRKCRKHSNPSMWHYNPETKKCRPLNYYGCGGNMNRWCSKKACKKACRR; encoded by the exons ATGCGCCCTTCCACGCTGATATTCGTGAGCCTTGTGCTGGTGTTGTATTTTGTGGTGGCTCCGACTGCCGCAGAGAGGTGCAAGGGAAAGCCCA GTACACCAAAATGCGAAGGGGAAATGGACCTCGgacgcaacaacaacagacggAAGTGTAGAAAGCACTCGAATCCGTCCATGTGGCACTACAATCCAGAGACCAAGAAATGCAGACCATTGAACTACTATGGATGCGGGGGAAACATGAATCGGTGGTGCTCCAAGAAGGCATGCAAGAAGGCATGTCGAAGGTGA
- the LOC117899413 gene encoding DNA replication licensing factor REC translates to MNRPASRGGAPSRFIRGRGRGGGGYRPYFYFRRNGRVIPAGGNRQPGQEAAGPGADAAEASPPPARGWNRPASRRGRDTNLDCSFLRPENYAAPEDGLLVQSIAVDNPKACPGWRLYFLRDTYTADSDLAKRITAVEAHYQRNPQKYDFVRIREQGFFKLPALGIVHDEQLKQVWPQLTEDLREHPLRTMSTLAVAMHTVVLNHSLDTNETLATRLESTLEQYVPPPTRIRKIYVRPEDFTPVELTTGISHDRVDTLFSVRGIVSSVGEPTYSIAWQSFRCARCQAEQAMRQRGTFQPRPYLCKQAQCVAKDNFVPLRSSPYTRIAAKQIVRLEESSLSLITDHDSILPGEMDVELRHDLVDCVHVGQEIVVNGVLKLRDLGEDVATGAGASNEMKAYLKAASIQDAHRKLREFSERDLEAIAMINAEPNSFKLLVQSLAPEMHGHELPKAACLLSLLGGGDGGVNVLLVGDPGIGKSKMLQSCAQSTERGSHVSGKRGAQSAQRLGPTFAGRNKRVLQAGALMTASSRGHCILDDVDKLASKQAVLLQCMQSGEINMPLPGAFSTFLAQPSIIASANPQRGQYDEGRYLLQNIHIVPSLLKEFHLVYVLLDKPSAERDISLTAHVRALHAGAKKRAQIAARYAIKPKTSHSMCEGTFYEARADEENSETDSIMEQDYDLDKRLELLGEDAELDLLPPILIKKFLAYARQHVTPLLSDAASRAIERFFMELRGGGGRAGVQEAEQSQIGSGQLLGLIHLSQARARLDLSNTVTPQHVRDVIALLAESITQTSIKAAACGGTGRRRAPAAGGGGRGSQLRNFVHMMQLRAVALGRRIFEFEELKEIGTRAGILTGIGQLVEIANMGGHLLKKGANMYEVVPD, encoded by the exons ATGAATCGACCGGCTTCCCGAGGCGGTGCGCCTTCCAGATTCATACGTGGACGTGGGCGTGGAGGTGGTGGCTATCGGCCCTATTTTTATTTCCGTCGCAATGGCCGCGTCATCCCTGCTGGCGGAAATCGACAGCCGGGCCAAGAGGCTGCCGGCCCGGGCGCTGATGCGGCTGAAGCAAGCCCACCGCCGGCAAGAGGCTGGAATCGTCCGGCCAGTAGGCGCGGTCGCGACACCAACCTAGACTGCAGCTTTCTGCGGCCCGAGAACTATGCAGCGCCAGAGGATGGGCTGCTCGTGCAGAGCATAGCGGTGGACAATCCCAAGGCGTGTCCCGGCTGGCGGCTGTACTTTCTGCGCGACACCTACACGGCGGACAGTGACCTGGCCAAACGCATCACTGCCGTGGAGGCACACTACCAGCGCAATCCGCAAAAGTACGACTTTGTGCGGATACGGGAGCAGGGATTCTTCAAGCTGCCCGCCCTGGGCATCGTTCACGacgagcagctgaagcaggtGTGGCCTCAGCTGACGGAGGATCTGCGCGAGCATCCGCTGCGCACAATGTCCACCCTGGCCGTGGCCATGCACACGGTGGTGCTCAATCACAGCCTGGACACGAATGAGACGTTGGCCACCCGCCTCGAGTCCACCCTGGAGCAGTATGTGCCGCCACCGACCCGCATACGCAAGATCTACGTGCGCCCCGAGGACTTTACGCCAGTGGAGCTGACCACAGGCATCAGCCACGACCGCGTGGACACGCTGTTCTCGGTGCGCGGCATTGTGAGCAGCGTGGGTGAACCGACGTACAGCATTGCCTGGCAGTCCTTCCGCTGCGCGCGCTGCCAGGCGGAGCAGGCGATGCGTCAGCGCGGCACCTTCCAGCCCCGCCCCTACCTCTGCAAGCAGGCGCAGTGCGTGGCCAAGGATAACTTCGTGCCGCTGCGGAGCTCGCCGTACACGCGCATAGCGGCCAAGCAGATCGTGCGGCTGGAGGAGTCCAGTCTGTCGCTGATCACGGACCATGACAGCATACTGCCTGGGGAGATGGATGTGGAGCTGCGCCACGATCTGGTGGACTGCGTCCACGTGGGCCAGGAGATTGTCGTCAACGGGGTGCTCAAGCTGCGGGATCTTGGCGAGGATGTGGCCACCGGAGCTGGAGCTTCCAACGAGATGAAGGCCTACCTCAAGGCTGCGAGCATCCAGGATGCGCACCGCAAGCTGCGAGAGTTCAGCGAGCGCGACCTGGAGGCCATTGCCATGATCAATGCGGAGCCGAACAGCTTCAAGCTGCTGGTGCAGTCCCTGGCGCCAGAGATGCACGGCCACGAGCTACCCAAggccgcctgcctgctctcGCTGCTTGGCGGCGGCGATGGAGGGGTCAATGTGCTGCTTGTGGGCGATCCAGGCATCGGCAAGTCAAAGATGCTGCAAAGCTGCGCCCAGAGCACGGAGAGAGGATCGCACGTAAGCGGCAAACGCGGCGCCCAGTCCGCCCAGAGGCTGGGTCCGACCTTCGCAGGGCGAAACAAGCGCGTGCTCCAGGCTGGGGCACTGATGACGGCGAGCAGTCGCGGCCACTGCATCCTGGACGATGTGGACAAGCTGGCCTCGAAGCAGgccgtgctgctgcagtgcatGCAGTCGGGCGAGATCAACATGCCGCTGCCGGGCGCCTTCTCCACGTTCCTGGCCCAGCCCTCGATCATCGCCTCTGCCAATCCCCAGCGGGGACAGTACGACGAGGGGCGCTACCTGCTGCAGAACATCCACATTGTGCCCAGCCTGCTCAAGGAGTTCCATCTGGTGTACGTCCTGCTGGACAAGCCCTCGGCCGAGCGCGACATCTCCCTGACGGCCCATGTACGTGCCCTCCACGCAGGGGCCAAGAAGCGAGCCCAGATAGCGGCGCGCTATGCGATCAAGCCCAAGACCAGCCACTCCATGTGCGAGGGCACCTTCTACGAGGCGAGGGCCGACGAGGAGAACAGCGAAACCGACAGCATTATGGAGCAGGACTACGACCTGGACAAGCgcctggagctgctgggcgAGGATGCCGAACTGGACCTGCTGCCCCCCATATTGATCAAGAAATTCCTGGCCTATGCACGCCAGCATGTGACTCCGCTGCTGAGCGATGCGGCCAGCCGCGCCATCGAGCGATTCTTCATGGAGCtacgcggcggcggcggccggGCCGGAGTGCAGGAAGCCGAGCAGAGCCAGATCGGATCGGG GCAACTTCTCGGTCTGATTCACCTATCACAGGCACGAGCGCGCCTGGACCTGTCCAACACTGTCACTCCGCAACACGTGCGTGACGTAATCGCCCTGCTAGCCGAGAGCATCACCCAGACCAGCATCAAGGCGGCGGCGTGCGGGGGAACGGGACGCCGTAGAGCTCCCGCCGCTGGAGGAGGCGGAAGAGGCTCTCAACTGCGCAATTTTGTGCACATGATGCAGTTGCGCGCCGTTGCGCTGGGACGGCGCATCTTCGAGTTCGAGGAACTGAAGGAGATTGGGACGCGGGCGGGCATATTGACGGGCATCGGCCAGCTGGTGGAGATAGCCAACATGGGCGGACATTTGCTCAAGAAGGGCGCAAACATGTACGAAGTGGTTCCGGACTAG